A genome region from Gossypium hirsutum isolate 1008001.06 chromosome A04, Gossypium_hirsutum_v2.1, whole genome shotgun sequence includes the following:
- the LOC107891097 gene encoding UDP-glucose:glycoprotein glucosyltransferase codes for MDTCFRSRFCILILLTCLLSSGFTFVGAQNRRPKNVQVAIRAKWSGTPLLLEAGELLSKESKNLFWEFIDDWLLVGKTDNDSHSAKDCLVKILKHGSSLLSEQLASLFEFSLTLRSASPRLVLYRQLAEESISSFPLSDDSYSHNASGVDDSEAVGTKKLDPLLVGVNPKSPRGKCCWVDVGEELFFDVAELQSWLLGPNEVNGDSFQQPELYDFDHIHFDSNIASPVAILYGALGTECFREFHVTLVQAAKEGKVKYVVRPVLPSGCEGEVGLCGAVGARDSLNLGGYGVELALKNMEYKAMDDSTVKKGVTLEDPRTEDLSQEVRGFIFSKILERKPDLTSEIMAFRDYLLSSTISDTLDVWELKDLGHQTAQRIVQASDPLQSMQELNQNFPSVVSSLSRMKLNDSVKDEIIANQRMIPPGKSLMALNGALINIEDIDLYLLIDLVHQELSLADQFSKLKLPRSTIRKLLSTMTPPESDTFRVDFRSDHVHYLNNLEEDAMYRRWRSNINDILMPVFPGQLRYIRKNLFHAVYVLDPATVSGLQSIDMITSFYENSFPMRFGVILYSTQFIKKIEQSGGELHSSEHDGELEDDKSSLIIRLFIYIKENHGIQSAFQFLSNINRLRTESADSTDEALEMHHIEGAFVETLLPKAKSPPQEILLKLEKEQSFKELSQESSLFVFKLGVSKLQCCLLMNGLVFDSSEDALINAMNDELPRIQEQVYYGQINSHTNVLDKFLSENGVSRYNPQIIAGGKVKPRFVSLASPVLGGESVLNEINYLHSPGTVDDVKPVTHLLAVDVTSRKGIKLLREAIRYLIQGSKNARVGVLFTAGQDANLSNILLVKTFEITAASYSHKKKVLEFLDQVCSFYEHNYILRSPAAAESTQAFINKVYELAEANELPSKTYKSSLSEAYNLKLIEHLDKVAQYLYRQFGIASGVNAVITNGRITSLDAGVFLGDDLHLLESVEFNHRIKHIVEIVEEVSWHGIDPDMLTSKYVSDIIMLISSSMATRDRSAESARFDILNAQYSAVILNNENSSIHIDAVVDPLSPSGQKLSSLLRVLAKYVHPSMRIVLNPMSSPVDLPLKNYYRYVIPTMEDFSSTDYTVNGPKAFFANMPLSKTLTMNLDVPEPWLVEPVIAVHDLDNILLENLGDIRTLQAVFELEALVLTGHCAEKDRDPPRGLQLILGTKNTPHLVDTIVMANLGYWQMKVSPGVWYLQLAPGRSSELYLFRDGGDDGNQEKSLSKRITINDLRGKVVHLEVVKKKGKEQEKLLISSDDDKHSKEKGHNGWNSNLLKWASGFIGGSEKSKKSSDSSVDHGKGGRHGKTINIFSIASGHLYERFLKIMILSVLKNTNRPVKFWFIKNYLSPQFKDVIPHMAHEYGFDYELVTYKWPTWLHKQTEKQRIIWAYKILFLDVIFPISLEKVIFVDADQVVRADMGELYDMDIKGRPLAYTPFCDNNKDMDGYRFWRQGFWREHLRGRPYHISALYVVDLVKFRETAAGDNLRVFYESLSKDPNSLANLDQDLPNYAQHTVPIFSLPQEWLWCESWCGNATKSRAKTIDLCNNPMTKEPKLQGARRIVSEWTDLDFEARKFTAKILGDELENPDPLPSPLSSSPETSSNDQSTDDLESKAEL; via the exons ATGGATACCTGTTTCAGATCTCGGTTTTGCATTTTGATCCTCCTCACTTGCTTGTTAAGTTCTGGTTTCACTTTTGTTGGAGCTCAAAATCGCAGACCAAAGAACGTTCAAGTTGCGATTCGCGCTAAATGGTCCGGTACTCCACTGCTTTTGGAAGCCGG TGAATTACTTTCCAAAGAGTCGAAGAATCTGTTTTGGGAGTTCATTGATGATTGGCTACTTGTTGGAAAAACTGATAATGATTCTCATTCAGCTAAAGATTGccttgtgaaaattttgaaacatggcAGCTCTCTTTTGAGCGAACAATTGGCATCGTTATTTGAATTTTCCTTGACTTTGAGATCAGCATCTCCTAGATTGGTGCTTTACCGTCAGTTAGCCGAGGAGTCTATTTCTTCTTTTCCGTTGTCTGATGATAGTTATTCGCACAATGCGAGTGGGGTTGATGATAGTGAAGCTGTGGGAACTAAAAAATTGGATCCCTTGCTTGTTGGTGTAAACCCGAAAAGCCCTCGTGGGAAATGTTGTTGGGTGGACGTTGGTGAGGAGTTGTTCTTTGATGTTGCAGAACTTCAGTCGTGGCTTCTGGGACCTAATGAAGT CAATGGAGACTCCTTTCAGCAGCCTGAACTATATGACTTTGATCACATTCATTTTGATTCGAATATTGCGAGCCCTGTTGCTATTCTGTATGGTGCTCTTGGAACAGAATGTTTTAGGGAGTTCCATGTTACCCTAGTTCAAGCTGCCAAAGAG GGAAAAGTGAAGTATGTTGTCAGACCAGTATTACCTTCTGGTTGTGAAGGAGAAGTTGGCCTATGTGGGGCCGTTGGTGCAAGGGATTCCTTAAACTTGGGTGGCTATGGTGTAGAGCTTGCATTGAAGAATATGgagtataaggccatggatgacAGCACCGTAAAGAAAG GTGTAACACTAGAAGATCCTCGGACTGAAGATCTTAGTCAAGAAGTCAGAGggtttatattttcaaaaattctg GAGCGCAAACCTGACCTTACCTCAGAGATAATGGCATTCAGGGATTATCTATTGTCATCAACAATATCGGACACACTTGATGTTTGGGAGCTGAAAG ATTTAGGACATCAAACTGCACAGAGAATAGTACAAGCCTCTGATCCTTTGCAGTCAATGCAAGAACTCAACCAAAATTTTCCTAGTGTAGTGTCTTCCTTATCTCGGATGAAG CTCAATGATTCAGTTAAAGATGAGATAATTGCAAACCAGAGAATGATCCCTCCTGGCAAGTCCTTAATGGCTCTGAATGGTGCTTTAATCAATATAGAAGATATTGACCTTTATCT ATTGATTGACCTGGTCCATCAGGAGCTATCCTTGGCTGATCAATTTTCAAAGTTGAAG CTCCCCCGTAGCACTATAAGGAAACTTCTATCAACTATGACTCCTCCTGAGTCTGATACTTTCCGAGTTGATTTTCGTTCTGACCATGTTCATTATCTCAATAACTTGGAGGAGGATGCTATGTATAGGCGTTGGAGGAGTAATATAAATGAC ATCTTAATGCCAGTCTTTCCCGGCCAGCTACGTTATATTCGTAAGAATCTGTTCCATGCAGTTTATGTTCTTGATCCAGCAACAGTTTCTGGTCTTCAG TCTATCGATATGATTACATCTTTCTATGAGAATAGTTTCCCAATGAGATTTGGGGTGATACTGTATTCTACACAATTCATCAAAAAGATTGAACAGAGTGGTGGCGAACTTCATTCATCTGAGCATGATGGTGAACTTGAGGATGATAAATCCAGTTTG ATTATACGACTCTTCATCTATATTAAGGAAAACCACGGGATTCAATCAGCTTTCCAATTTTTGAGCAAT ATAAATCGATTACGAACAGAATCTGCTGACTCTACAGATGAGGCTCTTGAAATGCACCATATTGAAGGGGCATTTGTGGAAACATTATT ACCAAAAGCTAAATCTCCACCACAAGAAATTCTGTTAAAGCTGGAAAAGGAACAGAGTTTTAAGGAATTGTCTCAAGAGAGCTCATTGTTTGTTTTTAAGCTGGGTGTCAGCAAGTTGCAGTGCTGCCTCTTGATGAATGGTCTTGTCTTTGATTCTAGTGAG GATGCTCTTATAAATGCCATGAATGATGAGCTTCCCAGGATACAAGAACAAGTTTACTATGGGCAAATAAATTCACACACTAACGTGCTGGACAAATTCCTATCTGAAAATGGTGTCAGTCGCTATAACCCCCAG ATTATTGCTGGTGGCAAAGTCAAGCCAAGGTTTGTATCTCTAGCTTCACCAGTCCTTGGAGGGGAATCTGTACTGAATGAAATTAATTACTTGCATTCTCCAGGAA CTGTAGATGATGTGAAGCCTGTAACTCATCTTCTTGCTGTTGATGTCACATCTAGAAAAGGAATAAAGTTACTTCGTGAAGCAATTCGCTATCTG ATTCAAGGGTCCAAAAATGCTCGTGTCGGTGTGCTATTTACTGCTGGTCAGGATGCTAATTTGTCCAATATTCTACTTGTGAAGACCTTTGAGATTACTGCGGCTTCATATAG TCATAAGAAGAAAGTATTGGAGTTTTTAGATCAAGTATGCTCATTTTATGAGCATAATTACATTCTTAGATCTCCTGCAGCAGCTGAAAGCACTCAAGCATTTATTAATAAGGTCTATGAACTTGCTGAGGCAAATGAACTGCCATCTAAGACTTATAAATCCTCTCTATCTGAAGCTTACAATCTGAAGTTGATCGAACATTTGGATAAG GTGGCACAATATTTATATAGACAGTTTGGGATAGCATCTGGTGTTAATGCAGTCATTACCAATGGAAGG ATTACTTCTCTTGATGCTGGTGTATTTCTGGGTGATGATCTGCATCTTCTGGAGTCTGTTGAGTTTAATCATAGAATAAAACACATTGTAGAGATTGTTGAGGAAGTTAGCTGGCATGGCATTGACCCTGACATGCTAACAAG TAAATATGTTAGTGATATTATTATGCTCATATCGTCTTCAATGGCTACGAGGGATCGAAGTGCTGAAAGTGCACGCTTTGATATTTTGAATGCACAATATAG TGCTGTTATTCTCAACAATGAAAATTCCAGTATTCATATTGATGCGGTTGTTGATCCTTTAAGTCCATCAGGACAGAAACTATCGTCACTTCTTCGTGTTCTGGCTAAGTATGTTCATCCAAGCATGCGCATTGTACTAAATCCcatg AGTTCCCCGGTTGATCTTCCTCTGAAGAACTACTACAGATATGTGATCCCAACCATG GAAGATTTTAGCAGTACTGATTACACAGTAAATGGTCCGAAAGCATTTTTTGCAAATATGCCATTGTCGAAGACGCTCACCATGAACCTGGATGTACCTGAGCCATGGCTTGTTGAGCCTGTTATTGCTGT TCATGACCTGGACAATATTTTGCTTGAGAACCTGGGTGACATAAGGACATTGCAAGCAGTCTTTGAACTTGAAGCTCTTGTTCTGACTG GTCATTGTGCTGAGAAGGATCGTGACCCTCCCAGAGGTCTTCAGCTGATTCTTGGAACAAAGAACACACCTCATTTGGTTGATACTATTGTGATGGCCAACTTGGGTTATTGGCAGATGAAAGTGTCTCCTGGAGTTTGGTACCTGCAACTTGCTCCAGGCAGAAGTTCTGAGTTGTATCTTTTTAGAGATGGTGGTGATGATGGAAATCAAGAGAAATCTTTGTCAAAGCGAATCACTATAAATGATTTAAGGGGCAAAGTTGTTCATCTTGAAGTAGTTAAGAAGAAgggaaaagagcaagaaaaattGCTTATTTCATCTGATGATGACAAGCATTCAAAAGAAAAG GGTCATAATGGCTGGAATTCAAACCTTCTCAAATGGGCTTCTGGTTTTATTGGTGGCAGTGAGAAATCAAAAAAGAGTTCTGATAGTTCAGTG GATCATGGGAAGGGTGGTCGACATGGAAAAACGATTAACATATTTTCAATTGCTTCAGGACATTT ATATGAACGCTTCCTTAAAATTATGATTCTAAGTGTACTAAAGAATACCAACCGTCCGGTGAAATTCTGGTTTATAAAGAACTACTTGTCTCCTCAGTTCAAG GATGTGATTCCGCATATGGCTCATGAATATGGCTTTGATTATGAACTAGTTACCTACAAATGGCCTACATGGTTGCATAAACAAACAGAAAAGCAGAGAATTATCTGGGCATATAAGATTTTGTTCCTTGATGTTATATTTCCCATTTCATTGGAAAAG GTTATATTTGTTGATGCTGATCAAGTTGTGAGGGCAGATATGGGAGAACTCTATGACATGGATATAAAGGGAAGACCTCTTGCATATACTCCTTTTTGCGATAACAATAAGGACATGGATGGCTATCGGTTTTGGAGACAA GGGTTCTGGCGAGAGCATTTGCGGGGCAGACCATACCATATAAG TGCATTGTACGTGGTTGACTTGGTGAAGTTTCGTGAGACAGCAGCAGGGGATAATCTAAGAGTCTTTTATGAAAGTCTTAGCAAAGATCCAAACAGTCTAGCCAATCTGGATCAG GATCTTCCGAACTACGCACAACACACAGTACCAATCTTTTCATTACCCCAAGAATGGCTATGGTGTGAATCATGGTGTGGTAATGCCACGAAATCCAGGGCTAAAACCATTGATCTCTGCAACAATCCAATGACAAAAGAACCAAAACTTCAG GGTGCTAGAAGAATAGTTTCTGAGTGGACAGATCTTGACTTTGAGGCTAGAAAATTCACTGCCAAAATATTAGGTGATGAACTGGAAAACCCTGATCCACTACCATCACCATTATCATCATCACCTGAGACTTCTTCTAATGACCAATCAACGGACGATCTAGAATCAAAGGCAGAGTTGTGA
- the LOC107891099 gene encoding membralin-like protein At1g60995: protein MDPEQTFIRVQERFSQILTPRVRVALEYIYLFIAITSFCILVVMHANYVQQPGCSSELSGVESNEVQLVQIKITSAGLWSQDESEPPVVNNLDMETVTENIEVANADDDGLMFLDAEFWLNWFSSGARKGKLALKFWKTDDEFIEKQAEYSTNGESSKPTIDDAALKIEKEETRNGFYLSAKQTFKAAFVHFGKKWYRRLSFVWRHGIQIFGSFQKLWNITGLHLNLDVPKWLRILHLDRLNSYAVHWLERRSKAFEPTYLYTMEKGYFLLPDAAKSRHNIRTVNISISARHPCFGNRWQQLLINRFVGYDTILMNSLLHQPGKGYLYNFQTKEFYNLTYARELPDGSARVGDYLVTKCGVLMMSLFVFFTTTMSVSFTLRETQTRMLKFTVQLQHHARHRLPTFQLIFVHVIESLVFVPIMIGILFFLFEFYDDQLLAFMVLILVWLCELFILISVRTPISMKFFPRFFLLYFLVFHIYFFCYAYGFSYLALSTTAAFMQHLILYFWNRFEVPTLQRFMQNRRSQLQQHPDFHITSSTILASTLHITRLNTRNPGPVRPDPTSMPGLRPGSDQEVPANGAGEAAGPRRQSENENISQNGNPMQIPAQPDLQQAEAGPNPGTMSSFSSLLLWILGGASSEGLSSFLSMFRDVREQGQVYTDPPHENRAMQNVQ, encoded by the exons atGGATCCAGAGCAAACGTTTATAAGGGTTCAAGAGAGATTTTCTCAGATATTAACACCAAGAGTGAGAGTAGCTTTGGAGTATATCTATCTCTTTATTGCCATTACTTCCTTTTGTATTCTTGTTGTTATGCACGCTAATTATGTTCAACAG CCTGGATGTTCAAGTGAGCTCTCTGGAGTTGAATCAAATGAAGTCCAACTTGTTCAGATTAAG ATAACCAGTGCTGGCTTGTGGTCACAAGATGAGTCTGAACCCCCTGTTGTAAATAATCTTGACATGGAAACTGTAACTGAAAACATAGAAGTTGCAAATGCTGATGATGATGGGTTGATGTTCTTGGATGCCGAGTTTTGGTTGAACTGGTTTAGTTCTGGTGCTAGGAAAGGAAAATTGGCATTGAAGTTCTGGAAGACTGATGATGAATTTATTGAGAAGCAAGCAGAATACTCTACCAATGGTGAAAGTTCTAAGCCAACTATTGATGATGCAGCTCTTAAAATCGAGAAAGAGGAGACACGTAATGGTTTCTATTTATCAGCAAAACAGACATTTAAAGCGGCTTTTGTGCACTTTGGTAAAAAGTGGTACAGACGTTTATCATTTGTTTGGAGACATGGCATTCAGATCTTTGGAAGTTTCCAGAAGTTGTGG AATATAACAGGTTTACATTTAAATCTTGATGTTCCTAAATGGTTGCGTATACTTCACTTGGATAGGCTTAACTCATATGCAG TGCATTGGCTTGAGAGAAGAAGTAAAGCATTTGAACCGACTTATCTCTATACTATGGAAAAG GGTTACTTCTTGCTGCCTGATGCAGCTAAGTCACGGCACAACATACGTACTGTTAATATTAGCATATCAGCCCGACATCCTTGTTTTGGGAACAG GTGGCAGCAACTTCTAATCAATAGATTTGTTGGGTATGACACTATTTTGATGAATAGTTTATTGCATCAGCCTGGTAAAG GTTATCTTTATAATTTTCAGACAAAGGAGTTCTATAATCTCACTTATGCACGAGAATTACCAGATGGTTCTGCAAGAGTTGGAG ACTATCTTGTCACCAAATGTGGTGTGCTCATGATgtctttgttcgtatttttcacAACCACCATGTCAGTATCATTTACATTGAGGGAAACTCAGACTCGCATGTTGAAGTTCACAG TGCAGCTTCAACACCATGCTCGACATAGGCTTCCAACATTTCAGTTGATATTTGTGCATGTGATTGAATCACTTGTATTTGTACCG ATTATGATTGGCATCCTATTTTTTCTGTTCGAGTTCTATGATGATCAGCTATTGGCTTTCATGGTTCTAATTCTGGTCTGGTTATGTGAATTATTTATACTAATcag TGTTAGGACTCCAATATCAATGAAGTTTTTTCCTCGCTTCTTTTTGCTCTACTTCCTGGTCTTTCACATTTATTTCTTCTGCTATGCTTACG GGTTTTCGTATTTGGCTCTCTCGACTACTGCTGCATTTATGCAGCACCTTATTCTTTACTTCTGGAATCGTTTCGAG GTACCCACCCTTCAAAGGTTTATGCAAAACCGGAGGTCTCAGCTTCAGCAACATCCAGATTTCCATATCACATCTTCAACTATACTTGCATCTACTTTACACATTACGAGACTAAACACCAGGAATCCTGGCCCAGTTCGACCCGATCCGACCTCTATGCCAGGGTTGAGACCTGGATCTGACCAAGAAGTACCGGCAAATGGAGCTGGAGAAGCTGCTGGGCCTCGAAGACAGTCGGAAAATGAAAACATAAGCCAGAACGGAAACCCGATGCAGATTCCAGCACAACCCGATCTACAGCAAGCTGAAGCTGGACCTAATCCCGGAACTATGAGTTCATTCAGTTCATTATTATTATGGATATTGGGAGGTGCTTCGTCTGAAGGTCTTAGTTCGTTTCTTTCCATGTTTAGAGATGTGAGAGAGCAAGGACAGGTTTATACTGACCCACCGCACGAAAACCGCGCAATGCAGAACGTGCAGTAG